A window of the Roseovarius sp. S88 genome harbors these coding sequences:
- a CDS encoding aldehyde dehydrogenase family protein has protein sequence MKDYWQNYIDGDWVDGGAGRLDVINPGTGEKLAAHALADAADVDRAVQAAKRVHESGALTDMRPVERGRMVQEIGRRFLEKRNEIAEILTLEQGKPLWEAQREMDGAARYFEYYGNQAETVEGRSIPLGSGYVDFTHHEPYGVSAQIIPWNFPLEIAARSLSAGLATGNACVIKTSEMTPLSSWIFAELAEEVGLPKGAVNILCGLGQDAGAALAGHPDVNQIVFTGSVKTGIAIATAAGQNIVPCVLELGGKSAAIVHDDADLEAFERDIRWGIFFNAGQVCSAMSRVLVHESREAEMVERAVKVAKSLSVGPGIERAEGTNGMGSMASEAQRDRAAGMIADAEAQGAKVATGGRKMNIPGAFLEPTVMTQVTPDMAIAQEEVFGPVLSVIPFRDDAEAIEIANGTQYGLVGGVFTRDLDRANKAAQKMRAGQIFVNEWFAGGVETPFGGYGKSGYGREKGREALWNYVQTKNVAMKVR, from the coding sequence CGTTCAAGCCGCCAAACGGGTGCATGAGAGTGGTGCCTTGACTGACATGCGGCCTGTGGAGCGCGGGCGCATGGTGCAGGAGATCGGTCGCAGGTTTCTGGAAAAGCGCAATGAAATTGCAGAGATACTGACGCTGGAACAAGGTAAGCCGCTTTGGGAGGCACAGCGCGAAATGGACGGCGCGGCGCGGTATTTTGAATATTACGGAAATCAGGCCGAAACTGTGGAAGGGCGATCGATTCCCCTGGGTTCCGGATATGTCGACTTCACCCATCACGAACCCTACGGCGTCTCGGCTCAGATCATCCCGTGGAACTTCCCGCTAGAGATCGCCGCGCGGTCACTCTCCGCCGGTCTGGCCACTGGCAATGCCTGCGTGATCAAGACCTCGGAGATGACCCCGCTCAGCAGCTGGATTTTTGCCGAACTGGCCGAGGAGGTGGGATTGCCGAAGGGTGCTGTGAATATCCTGTGCGGCTTGGGGCAAGACGCCGGAGCGGCGCTGGCAGGCCACCCGGATGTCAACCAGATCGTTTTCACAGGTTCCGTCAAAACCGGTATCGCCATTGCCACGGCGGCGGGGCAGAACATTGTGCCATGCGTTCTGGAACTGGGCGGCAAATCGGCGGCCATTGTGCATGACGATGCCGATCTAGAGGCGTTCGAGCGCGACATCCGCTGGGGAATATTCTTCAACGCAGGCCAGGTTTGTTCCGCCATGAGCCGTGTTCTGGTCCATGAAAGCCGTGAGGCGGAGATGGTGGAACGTGCTGTAAAGGTTGCGAAATCCCTATCCGTTGGCCCCGGTATCGAGAGGGCTGAAGGCACCAATGGCATGGGCTCCATGGCCTCTGAGGCACAGCGCGACCGCGCCGCCGGCATGATCGCGGACGCCGAAGCACAGGGCGCAAAGGTGGCGACCGGTGGGCGCAAGATGAACATTCCCGGCGCATTCCTTGAACCGACCGTGATGACGCAGGTCACTCCCGACATGGCCATCGCACAGGAAGAGGTGTTTGGACCGGTTCTCTCGGTCATTCCGTTTCGGGACGACGCCGAGGCCATCGAGATCGCCAATGGCACCCAATACGGGCTTGTCGGCGGGGTTTTCACCCGTGATCTTGATCGCGCCAACAAGGCTGCGCAAAAGATGCGGGCCGGGCAGATTTTTGTGAACGAATGGTTTGCCGGTGGCGTGGAAACCCCCTTTGGCGGCTATGGCAAATCCGGCTATGGCCGCGAGAAGGGGCGCGAGGCGCTTTGGAACTACGTCCAGACCAAGAACGTTGCGATGAAAGTCCGGTAA
- a CDS encoding Coenzyme F420 hydrogenase/dehydrogenase, beta subunit C-terminal domain, producing the protein MDAQQPTSIRDVVENGLCIGCGLCEALAPDRWVMRMNSEGRLRPAPLGSEEPDADASVLAACPGVIAEAEPRGHKSDPIWGSYMHMHEAWAGEANIRFRAATGGVLTALGAHLLKSGRAQFILHCAADPDHPMRTRWVMSETAQDVASRAGSRYGPSDTLAGLEVALARGERFAIIAKPCDAGAVRARAKYDPRLDELLVVVLVMVCGGASDLGKSQAVLDELGVKEDDLTLFRYRGHGNPGPTRIETKDGRSFEKTYQEMWADEAGWRIQTRCKLCPDAIGEAADVAAADIWPDANPEGDDEGFNGVITRTPEGQALVEAAIAAGDLVKGADHSPRDYDHFQPHQVRKKRALAARLRGLTHAGRPVYAHTGLRLDELDTHDPEEEAGAEQRARSGRFDDKVPSL; encoded by the coding sequence ATGGACGCTCAACAGCCGACATCCATAAGAGACGTGGTCGAGAACGGTCTGTGCATCGGGTGTGGCTTGTGCGAGGCGCTGGCCCCGGATCGCTGGGTCATGCGCATGAATTCCGAGGGACGTCTGCGACCCGCTCCCCTTGGCTCAGAAGAGCCTGATGCGGATGCATCTGTTTTGGCGGCCTGTCCCGGTGTGATTGCCGAGGCTGAACCACGTGGCCACAAGAGCGACCCGATTTGGGGTAGCTATATGCATATGCATGAGGCCTGGGCAGGAGAGGCCAATATCAGGTTTCGCGCCGCCACCGGAGGTGTCCTGACCGCACTTGGTGCGCACTTGCTGAAGTCTGGTAGAGCGCAATTCATCTTGCATTGCGCCGCCGATCCGGACCATCCGATGCGCACCCGCTGGGTCATGTCCGAAACAGCCCAAGACGTCGCCAGTCGGGCCGGGTCTCGCTATGGTCCAAGTGACACGCTTGCCGGATTGGAAGTTGCGTTGGCCAGAGGTGAACGTTTTGCAATCATTGCCAAACCTTGTGATGCTGGGGCTGTTCGTGCGCGCGCCAAGTATGACCCAAGGCTGGATGAGTTGCTGGTGGTTGTGCTGGTCATGGTCTGTGGTGGGGCGTCCGATCTTGGCAAATCACAGGCCGTACTGGACGAACTTGGTGTGAAAGAGGATGATCTCACGCTCTTTCGGTATCGCGGACACGGCAATCCAGGCCCAACGCGGATTGAAACCAAAGATGGCCGTAGCTTTGAGAAGACCTATCAGGAGATGTGGGCCGATGAGGCCGGGTGGCGCATTCAGACGCGCTGTAAACTCTGCCCAGATGCCATCGGTGAGGCCGCGGATGTAGCGGCGGCAGACATCTGGCCTGATGCCAACCCGGAAGGCGATGATGAAGGCTTCAATGGTGTGATCACCCGAACGCCTGAGGGTCAGGCACTGGTCGAGGCCGCGATTGCGGCGGGCGATCTGGTCAAAGGTGCCGATCATTCGCCCCGCGACTATGATCATTTCCAACCGCATCAGGTGCGCAAGAAGCGCGCCCTTGCTGCGCGATTGCGCGGACTGACGCATGCTGGGCGTCCCGTCTATGCTCACACGGGCCTGCGTTTGGACGAGCTGGATACGCATGACCCAGAGGAAGAGGCCGGTGCAGAACAGCGCGCGCGCTCTGGCCGGTTTGACGACAAGGTGCCAAGTCTTTGA
- a CDS encoding ADP-ribosylglycohydrolase family protein encodes MITKPFTEDQARGMLIGLAVGDALGTTLEFTTRGEFDPLTDMVGGGPFNLKPGQWTDDTSMAMCLAQMLRSANGWDAEDAMKRFINWRDHGYLSSTRVCFDIGNQTAEALRRYEETGNPYAGPVDEAQSGNGGIMRLAPVVLAYGAVKESAMAVAQLQSRLTHGSQLCQRAAANMAQFMVTGDQSLLPRPKDPPDVASGYVVHTLHAAFWALTQGETFRDVLLAAVNLGGDADTVGAVTGQLAGRIYGYSGIPQGWRNKIYDHDKIRTAADDLYALRPIDQ; translated from the coding sequence TTGATTACAAAGCCGTTCACAGAGGATCAGGCGCGCGGGATGCTGATTGGGTTGGCTGTGGGAGATGCTCTGGGCACCACGCTTGAGTTCACAACGCGGGGGGAATTCGACCCCCTTACAGACATGGTGGGCGGCGGGCCGTTCAACCTCAAGCCCGGGCAATGGACGGATGACACCTCCATGGCCATGTGTTTGGCGCAGATGCTACGCTCAGCGAATGGCTGGGATGCCGAGGACGCGATGAAACGGTTCATCAACTGGCGCGATCACGGCTATCTGTCCTCGACCCGTGTCTGTTTCGACATCGGCAATCAAACTGCCGAAGCACTGCGCCGCTATGAAGAGACCGGCAATCCCTATGCCGGGCCAGTGGACGAGGCCCAAAGTGGCAATGGCGGGATCATGCGACTGGCCCCGGTGGTACTGGCCTATGGCGCAGTCAAGGAAAGCGCCATGGCCGTAGCCCAATTGCAAAGCCGCCTGACGCATGGCAGCCAGCTCTGCCAGAGGGCAGCGGCAAACATGGCGCAATTCATGGTCACAGGTGATCAGTCCCTGCTGCCACGTCCCAAAGATCCGCCCGACGTGGCGTCGGGCTATGTCGTGCACACCTTGCACGCAGCCTTTTGGGCGCTGACCCAAGGTGAGACATTTCGTGACGTTTTGCTTGCGGCTGTTAACCTTGGGGGTGACGCCGACACCGTAGGGGCCGTGACAGGTCAATTGGCCGGACGGATCTATGGATATTCCGGCATTCCGCAGGGCTGGCGGAATAAAATCTATGACCACGACAAAATCAGGACCGCGGCGGATGACCTCTATGCGCTGCGCCCCATTGACCAGTAA
- a CDS encoding carboxymuconolactone decarboxylase family protein, whose product MSLFDEDLFLKGLEQRKGTLGAEYVEKNLAAADEFTRPFQEAMTAWCWGFGWGDDVIDAKTRSMMNLAMIGALGKMNEFEIHCRGALNNGVSKEEIRAIVHVVAIYCGVPQGLECFRHARKVLEERGL is encoded by the coding sequence ATGAGCCTCTTTGACGAAGACCTTTTTCTGAAAGGGTTGGAACAACGTAAGGGCACGTTAGGTGCCGAATATGTTGAGAAAAACCTGGCCGCTGCGGATGAGTTTACCCGCCCCTTCCAAGAGGCGATGACTGCGTGGTGCTGGGGGTTTGGCTGGGGCGATGATGTGATCGACGCCAAGACGCGTAGCATGATGAACCTTGCGATGATTGGCGCATTGGGCAAGATGAACGAGTTTGAAATCCATTGCCGGGGTGCCCTGAATAACGGCGTCAGCAAGGAAGAAATCCGTGCCATCGTGCATGTCGTGGCGATCTATTGCGGCGTGCCGCAAGGGTTGGAATGCTTCCGCCATGCGCGAAAAGTGCTCGAAGAGCGGGGGCTTTGA
- a CDS encoding 3-keto-5-aminohexanoate cleavage protein: MTKPCIICVAITGSVPQKADNPAVPITIEEQVESTHAAFDAGASIAHCHVRLEDGTPTSDPERFQRLGEGIRKHCPGMIIQFSTGGRSGAGQARGGMLPLRPDMASLSVGSNNFPTRVYENPPDLVDWLASEMQTHEVVPEIEAFDLSHILHSMRLHEEGRLYGKLYVQFVMGVKNAMPADKDVFEFYVQLMQARAPEAEWCAAGIGANQIRVNEWAIAAGGHTRTGLEDNVRLSKDALAPSNAALVTRAVEICQKYERPVASAAQARDILGLRAAL; encoded by the coding sequence ATGACAAAGCCTTGCATCATTTGCGTCGCCATCACCGGCTCGGTCCCGCAAAAGGCGGACAATCCGGCTGTTCCAATCACAATTGAGGAACAGGTCGAGTCGACTCATGCGGCATTTGATGCAGGTGCATCTATTGCGCATTGCCACGTGCGTCTGGAGGACGGCACGCCAACCTCCGACCCAGAGAGGTTTCAGCGCCTGGGTGAAGGGATACGCAAACATTGCCCCGGTATGATCATTCAGTTCTCAACCGGCGGCAGGTCGGGGGCCGGGCAAGCGCGCGGCGGGATGTTGCCGCTTCGGCCCGACATGGCTTCGCTTTCGGTTGGCTCGAACAATTTTCCAACACGGGTGTATGAAAATCCGCCTGATCTGGTGGACTGGCTTGCCAGCGAAATGCAAACCCACGAGGTCGTGCCAGAGATAGAAGCCTTTGATCTCAGCCACATTTTGCATTCCATGCGTTTGCATGAAGAAGGCCGACTCTATGGCAAGCTCTATGTGCAATTCGTGATGGGCGTAAAGAACGCCATGCCTGCGGATAAGGACGTATTCGAATTTTACGTACAGCTGATGCAGGCGCGCGCGCCTGAGGCCGAATGGTGTGCCGCCGGGATTGGGGCCAACCAGATTCGTGTTAACGAATGGGCCATCGCCGCAGGCGGCCATACGCGCACAGGATTGGAAGACAACGTGCGGCTGTCCAAGGATGCCCTTGCTCCGTCAAACGCGGCTCTTGTGACGCGTGCCGTAGAGATTTGCCAAAAATATGAACGCCCCGTCGCGTCTGCGGCGCAAGCCCGGGACATTCTTGGTTTGCGAGCGGCGCTATGA
- a CDS encoding 3-carboxy-cis,cis-muconate cycloisomerase — protein MTAPRSWMQALTGDTGVAERLSDASQVADMLRIEALYAQAAGQAGKVPSELGEAAAKAIEGATIDHDRLMRAAAKDGVPVPDLVSQIKEQVPGNLHDAIHKGLTSQDVTDTAFVLAARDILESFEALIKAVVAACDDLDARFGTNSLMGRTRMQAALPIKAAHRIGQWRAPFADHLKRLNQLRPRLFKLQLAGPVGTGESFEGFADEIALHMAQELGLGMPQTPWHTRRDSFAELANWLALVTGSLGKIGADLTLMAQQGLDEVAMKGGGASSAMAHKSNPVSAEVLVALARDTALQQSGMTLALEHEQERSGTAWTLEWMVLPRAMENTGAALKTAERLLGDVISLGEPNSSKKL, from the coding sequence ATGACTGCGCCGCGATCCTGGATGCAGGCCTTGACCGGTGATACGGGCGTAGCTGAACGACTGAGTGATGCCTCGCAGGTTGCTGACATGTTGCGTATCGAGGCTCTTTATGCGCAGGCAGCCGGGCAAGCCGGAAAGGTTCCCTCTGAGCTCGGTGAAGCTGCTGCCAAAGCTATCGAAGGCGCGACGATTGATCATGACCGCCTCATGCGCGCCGCTGCAAAGGATGGTGTGCCAGTCCCTGATCTGGTTTCGCAAATTAAAGAGCAAGTTCCTGGCAATCTCCACGACGCCATCCACAAAGGCCTGACAAGCCAGGATGTCACGGACACTGCTTTTGTTCTGGCGGCAAGGGATATTCTTGAGTCGTTTGAAGCACTTATAAAGGCTGTTGTCGCAGCATGTGATGACCTTGACGCGCGATTTGGCACCAACAGTCTCATGGGCCGTACACGCATGCAGGCGGCATTGCCGATTAAGGCGGCACATCGCATTGGACAGTGGCGCGCACCTTTCGCGGATCATCTGAAGCGCCTCAATCAGCTGCGTCCGCGCTTGTTCAAACTCCAGTTGGCCGGCCCAGTCGGCACAGGTGAAAGCTTTGAGGGCTTTGCAGACGAGATAGCCCTCCACATGGCACAAGAGCTTGGCCTGGGTATGCCACAAACGCCCTGGCACACGCGCCGGGATAGTTTTGCCGAACTTGCCAACTGGCTGGCTTTGGTGACTGGAAGCCTGGGAAAAATCGGAGCCGACCTGACATTGATGGCGCAACAGGGGCTGGACGAGGTGGCGATGAAAGGCGGCGGCGCCTCTTCGGCCATGGCGCATAAGTCAAATCCGGTCAGCGCAGAGGTTCTTGTGGCGCTGGCTCGCGATACGGCGCTGCAGCAAAGCGGCATGACACTGGCATTGGAGCATGAACAAGAGCGTTCTGGCACCGCCTGGACGCTGGAATGGATGGTGTTGCCGCGGGCGATGGAAAACACCGGCGCGGCTCTGAAAACTGCTGAACGGTTGCTTGGCGACGTGATTTCGCTTGGCGAACCGAACAGTTCGAAAAAACTGTGA
- a CDS encoding porin: protein MKKQLLCTSAIALGVAAAAPASAAEWNLDWGGFMNTHLAIGDLGGNVTAGVDLDGDGFDILQTGEIIFTPSITLDNGLTFGVNVQMEALNAAGGADGIDEAYISISSDTFGQLDIGSENSAGYKSMVAGASTTSLFINSPSISAFIPFSAVLPGNFRQAAISSYTEVGGNNDVNRITYYTPSFNGLTVGVSFAPSGALNANTSGFGVDQNTVLSDIFDIGINYSQTFGNVDVSFGARWGTGDAPSITGGGAATGLSDPETWGVGFQVGVSGFTFGAAYTENDNGAAAGVGDQEGYSIGVAYDAPGPWTFGLETYFGEYTGTGTGAADETYEAYQLGASRSLGSGVTWQVHLTYVEADDEGTVGTDLDGTVLGTSINLSF, encoded by the coding sequence TTGAAAAAGCAACTTCTCTGCACCAGTGCCATCGCCCTCGGCGTTGCGGCTGCTGCACCGGCCTCCGCCGCCGAGTGGAATCTCGACTGGGGTGGCTTCATGAACACGCACCTCGCCATTGGCGATCTCGGTGGTAACGTAACCGCAGGCGTCGACCTCGATGGCGACGGCTTCGATATCCTTCAGACCGGCGAAATCATCTTCACGCCTTCGATCACGCTGGACAACGGCCTGACCTTTGGTGTGAACGTTCAGATGGAAGCGCTGAACGCAGCTGGTGGTGCCGACGGTATCGACGAAGCGTATATCTCGATCTCGAGCGATACATTCGGTCAGTTGGACATCGGTTCTGAAAACTCGGCTGGTTACAAGTCGATGGTTGCTGGCGCAAGCACAACATCGCTCTTCATCAACTCGCCATCGATCTCTGCGTTTATCCCGTTCTCGGCTGTTCTGCCGGGCAACTTCCGTCAGGCCGCTATTTCGTCCTACACAGAAGTTGGTGGTAACAACGACGTTAACCGCATCACCTACTACACACCGTCCTTCAACGGTCTGACAGTTGGTGTTTCGTTTGCTCCTTCGGGCGCTCTGAACGCAAACACATCTGGCTTTGGTGTTGATCAGAACACTGTTCTGTCCGACATCTTTGACATCGGCATCAACTACAGCCAGACATTTGGCAACGTCGACGTGAGCTTCGGCGCACGCTGGGGTACAGGTGACGCGCCTAGCATCACCGGTGGTGGTGCTGCGACAGGCTTGAGCGACCCTGAAACATGGGGTGTAGGCTTCCAGGTCGGCGTAAGCGGCTTCACATTTGGTGCAGCTTACACTGAAAACGACAACGGCGCAGCCGCTGGCGTTGGCGACCAAGAAGGTTACAGCATCGGTGTTGCATATGACGCACCTGGCCCATGGACCTTTGGTCTTGAAACTTACTTCGGTGAGTACACAGGCACAGGTACAGGCGCAGCCGACGAAACCTACGAAGCTTACCAGCTCGGCGCCAGCCGTAGCCTCGGTTCCGGCGTAACATGGCAGGTTCACCTGACATACGTCGAAGCGGATGACGAAGGTACTGTTGGTACAGACCTCGACGGCACCGTACTGGGCACATCGATCAACCTGAGCTTCTAA
- a CDS encoding sulfotransferase domain-containing protein, with protein MKKSIIWLTSYPKSGNTWMRMFLANYLMNTKVPLSINQVHRFGLGDSIPRMYHRVAGKEIDTTNAELTLALRDKVMRGIVANNADINFVKTHNTNNRAFGVDLIDPKYTKLAIYIVRNPLDMVLSYARHFDLSHEEAVQAINSPENANAPDHTSVWQFLGSWNDHVRYWTEAKGFPVIVLRYEDMLDSPQENFGKALTGIGFDVDKDVERLERAIEFSSFKELKKQEDEQEFVEKSPYAEKFFNKGKAEQWRTDLDPDLVKGFGKPTKR; from the coding sequence ATGAAGAAAAGCATCATCTGGCTAACGTCATATCCTAAGTCGGGAAATACTTGGATGCGTATGTTTTTGGCCAACTATTTGATGAACACGAAAGTTCCTTTGTCGATCAATCAAGTTCACCGTTTTGGGCTAGGAGATTCAATTCCGCGGATGTATCACCGTGTTGCGGGCAAGGAGATTGACACTACTAACGCCGAACTTACTCTCGCTTTGCGAGACAAAGTAATGCGCGGAATTGTAGCGAACAATGCCGACATCAATTTCGTCAAAACACACAACACGAATAACCGCGCGTTTGGTGTCGACTTGATTGACCCAAAATATACTAAGCTGGCAATCTACATCGTGCGAAATCCTCTAGATATGGTTTTGTCTTATGCACGGCACTTTGATCTTAGCCATGAAGAGGCCGTTCAGGCGATTAACAGCCCTGAAAATGCAAACGCTCCAGACCACACCTCTGTTTGGCAGTTTTTAGGAAGTTGGAACGACCACGTGCGGTATTGGACAGAGGCAAAGGGATTCCCGGTGATAGTTCTTCGTTACGAAGACATGTTGGATTCACCTCAAGAGAATTTTGGTAAAGCGCTCACAGGTATTGGCTTTGATGTTGACAAAGATGTTGAGCGATTGGAAAGAGCCATTGAGTTTTCGAGTTTCAAAGAGCTTAAGAAACAAGAAGATGAACAAGAGTTTGTGGAGAAGTCTCCTTATGCAGAGAAATTCTTCAACAAGGGTAAGGCGGAACAATGGCGGACAGATCTTGATCCCGATCTAGTAAAAGGGTTCGGCAAGCCAACAAAAAGATGA
- a CDS encoding sulfotransferase domain-containing protein: protein MADFRRILWLASYPKSGNTWMRSLLAHYFMPPGKAPDINNLRQFTTGDTRTDFFDRAAGGKYEGKGLEDWAKMRPKALRFIAASKNAKHFVKTHCKPVIYLDTHLIPPEVTAGAIYIMRSPFDVVPSFARHVSVDIDEAIDRMCNPDTIMGTDNGIFDALGRWDEHVTAWTTAPGLPRYVVRYEDMLDKPAKVLNGLLEFLAVKPDRPKLARAIKATSFEAMKKQEEKLGFGEKPAGMKSFFAKGRAGGWREDLTPQQVGRIRTEFASTLETWYPELLEEADAFAKAG from the coding sequence ATGGCTGACTTCCGTCGCATCCTCTGGCTCGCATCCTACCCGAAATCCGGTAATACCTGGATGCGCAGTTTGCTTGCCCACTACTTCATGCCACCTGGAAAAGCGCCTGATATCAACAATCTACGTCAATTCACAACAGGTGATACGCGCACTGATTTCTTTGACCGGGCAGCGGGCGGAAAGTATGAGGGCAAAGGGTTAGAAGATTGGGCTAAAATGCGCCCCAAAGCTCTGCGTTTTATCGCGGCGTCCAAAAACGCGAAGCATTTTGTTAAGACACATTGCAAACCCGTCATCTACCTCGACACTCATCTCATTCCTCCCGAAGTCACAGCCGGCGCAATCTACATCATGCGTAGCCCTTTTGATGTGGTGCCCAGCTTTGCGCGGCATGTGTCCGTGGATATTGACGAAGCCATTGACAGGATGTGCAACCCGGACACCATCATGGGCACCGATAACGGAATTTTTGATGCCCTGGGACGCTGGGATGAACACGTGACGGCGTGGACGACGGCGCCGGGCCTGCCGCGATACGTTGTGCGCTATGAAGACATGCTCGACAAACCCGCAAAGGTTCTCAATGGCTTACTCGAATTTCTTGCAGTGAAACCTGATCGCCCAAAACTGGCGCGCGCGATTAAGGCGACAAGTTTTGAAGCGATGAAGAAGCAGGAAGAAAAGCTCGGTTTCGGGGAAAAACCCGCCGGCATGAAAAGCTTCTTTGCCAAAGGTCGGGCCGGGGGGTGGCGTGAGGATCTTACACCACAGCAGGTCGGTCGCATTCGCACTGAATTCGCGTCGACACTGGAGACGTGGTATCCTGAGCTTCTCGAAGAGGCCGACGCGTTCGCCAAGGCCGGGTGA
- a CDS encoding ABC transporter ATP-binding protein, with amino-acid sequence MSLLSVQGLSASYGAAQALFDVSLEVAQGEVVALMGRNGMGKTTTVKAICRMLPSNGQLEFNGQDLHALPSHRAARLGLGLVPEGRRCFRDLTVRENLLAAARPGDWTLKTVGQLFPRLEERHAQRAASLSGGEQQMLAFGRALMTNPRLLILDEATEGLAPLIRQEIWAAISRLKARTGLAILLIDKSLKELKQVSDRGVILNRGETVWAGVMSELSPDISERFIGV; translated from the coding sequence ATGAGTTTGCTTTCTGTTCAGGGACTTAGCGCAAGCTATGGCGCCGCACAGGCGCTCTTTGATGTTAGCCTTGAGGTCGCTCAAGGTGAGGTCGTCGCGTTGATGGGGCGCAACGGGATGGGCAAGACCACGACCGTCAAGGCGATCTGCCGGATGTTGCCCTCAAACGGCCAGCTTGAGTTCAATGGGCAGGACCTGCATGCCTTGCCCAGTCATCGCGCTGCGCGGTTGGGACTGGGGTTGGTGCCCGAAGGACGGCGGTGTTTCCGGGATCTGACCGTGCGCGAAAACCTTTTGGCCGCAGCCCGACCGGGCGACTGGACCCTGAAAACTGTCGGGCAGTTGTTTCCACGTCTGGAGGAACGTCACGCTCAGCGCGCGGCGTCATTGTCCGGAGGCGAGCAGCAGATGTTGGCTTTTGGTCGCGCCCTCATGACCAATCCTCGCCTGCTTATCCTGGACGAAGCGACCGAAGGGTTGGCGCCTCTCATACGGCAAGAGATTTGGGCAGCGATTTCACGTCTCAAAGCGCGGACCGGTCTGGCGATTCTGCTTATCGATAAGTCTTTGAAAGAATTAAAACAAGTCTCGGACAGAGGGGTGATCCTCAACCGAGGGGAAACCGTATGGGCCGGTGTGATGTCGGAGCTTAGCCCGGACATCTCAGAACGTTTCATCGGGGTGTAA
- a CDS encoding ABC transporter ATP-binding protein, which yields MSEPVLATFGLCKRFGALAATDDVSIDLKPGEIHAIIGPNGAGKSTLIAQICGGLAPDAGRVELLGRDVSDLSTQARAQAGLGRTFQISALAMEDTVLENAVLGALGASSRPWRFWQPVLNDAALKETAMSALERVGLAEDAEKRTADLSHGQRRQLEVAVALTLSPKAFVMDEPMAGLGAEGSMQMTGFLDSLRNEAPILLVEHDMDAVFALADRISVLVYGRVVATGSVDDIRQSAEVRDAYLGESA from the coding sequence ATGTCTGAGCCGGTTTTGGCCACCTTTGGGCTTTGCAAGCGGTTCGGTGCATTGGCCGCGACCGATGACGTGTCAATTGACCTCAAACCTGGTGAAATTCATGCGATTATCGGTCCCAATGGCGCGGGCAAGTCCACTTTGATCGCACAAATCTGTGGTGGTCTTGCGCCCGATGCTGGGCGTGTAGAGCTTTTGGGCCGCGATGTCAGCGATTTGAGCACTCAGGCGCGCGCACAGGCCGGTTTAGGCCGGACGTTTCAAATCTCGGCCCTCGCGATGGAAGATACAGTTCTGGAGAACGCCGTGCTGGGCGCTTTGGGAGCTTCGTCACGTCCATGGCGATTCTGGCAGCCCGTGTTAAACGATGCCGCCCTGAAAGAAACTGCCATGTCCGCGTTGGAGCGGGTTGGTTTGGCCGAGGATGCTGAAAAACGTACAGCGGACCTCAGCCACGGACAAAGACGACAGTTAGAGGTGGCCGTTGCCCTGACCCTTTCACCCAAAGCCTTTGTCATGGATGAACCGATGGCCGGGCTGGGCGCGGAAGGGTCAATGCAAATGACCGGTTTTCTAGACAGCCTGCGCAACGAAGCCCCTATTCTTCTGGTCGAACATGACATGGACGCGGTGTTTGCCCTTGCCGACCGGATCAGCGTCTTGGTCTACGGGCGTGTGGTCGCCACAGGATCAGTTGACGACATCCGCCAAAGCGCCGAGGTGCGTGACGCCTATCTGGGGGAAAGCGCATGA